From one Bos javanicus breed banteng chromosome 15, ARS-OSU_banteng_1.0, whole genome shotgun sequence genomic stretch:
- the LOC133261440 gene encoding olfactory receptor 5W2-like isoform X1, producing MDRGNCSSFTEFIFLGITENTENKVILFTMFFLFYLINLLANLGMITLIRMDPQLHTPMYFFLSHLSFCDLCYSTAIGPKMLMDLFAKNKSISFCGCALQFLVFCIFADSECLLLAVMAYDRYKAISSPLLYAVSMSSRVCSLLVAGVYLVGMADALIHTTLAFRLCFCGSNVINHFFCDLPPLFLLSCSDIQVNELVLFIVFGFIELSTISGVLISYCYIILSVLKIHSAEGRFKAFSTCTSHLIAVAIFQGTLLFMYFRPSSSYSLDEDKMTSLFYTLVIPMLNPLIYSLRNKDVKEALEKFKNKLYF from the exons atggacagagga AATTGCTCCTCCTTTACTGAGTTCATTTTCTTAGGAATTACTGAGAACACTGAGAACAAAGTGATCCTATTtacaatgtttttccttttttatctcaTCAATCTTTTGGCAAATCTCGGAATGATCACCCTGATTAGGATGGATCCCCAGCtgcacacacccatgtactttttcctcagcCACCTCTCCTTCTGTGACCTCTGCTATTCCACAGCCATCGGCCCTAAGATGCTGATGGACCTATTTGCCAAGAACAAGTCAATCTCTTTCTGTGGCTGTGCTCTGCAATTCTTGGTCTTCTGTATCTTTGCAGATTCTGAGTGTCTCCTGCTggcagtgatggcctatgaccggtaCAAGGCCATCAGCAGCCCCTTGCTCTATGCGGTCAGCATGTCCAGCAGGGTCTGCTCCCTGCTCGTGGCTGGGGTTTACCTGGTGGGAATGGCAGATGCTCTGATACACACGACATTAGCATTCCGCTTATGTTTCTGTGGGTCAAATGTGATTAACCATTTCTTCTGCGACTTACCtccacttttcctcctttcctgctcTGATATACAGGTCAATGAGTTGGTGTTGTTCATTGTTTTCGGTTTCATTGAGCTGAGTACAATTTCAGGAGTTCTTATCTCTTATTGTTATATCATACTTTCAGTCTTGAAAATCCACTCTGCTGAGGGGAGATTCAAAGCTTTCTCCACCTGCACTTCCCACCTAATTGCAGTGGCAATTttccagggaactctgctcttcATGTATTTCAGGCCGAGTTCATCCTACTCTCTAGATGAAGACAAAATGACCTCATTGTTTTACACCCTTGTGATTCCCATGTTAAACCCTCTGATTTATAGTTTGAGGAACAAAGATGTAAAAGAGGccctagaaaaatttaaaaataaactatatttttaa
- the LOC133261439 gene encoding olfactory receptor 5W2-like — MERENCSSLTEFFFLGITENTENKVILFTMFLPLYLINLLANLGMITLIRMDPQLHTPMYFFLSHLSFCDLCYSTAIGPKMLVDLFATKKSISFCGCALQFLVFCTFVDSECLLLAVMAYDRYKAISSPLLYAVSMSSKVCSLLMAGVYLVGMVDALIHTTLAFRLCFCGSNEINHFFCDLPPFLFLSCSDTQVNELVMFMIFGFIELSTISGVLISYCYIILSVLKIHSAEGRFKAFSTCTSHLTAVAIFQGTLLFMYFRPSSSYSLDEDKMTSLFYTLVIPMLNPLIYSLRNKDVKEALEKFKNKLYF; from the coding sequence ATGGAAAGAGAGAATTGCTCCTCCTTGACtgagttctttttcttgggaattacTGAGAACACTGAGAACAAAGTGATCCTATTTACAATGTTTCTACCTCTTTATCTCATCAATCTTCTGGCAAATCTCGGAATGATCACCCTAATTAGGATGGATCCCCAGCtgcacacacccatgtactttttcctcagcCACCTCTCCTTCTGTGACCTCTGCTATTCCACAGCCATCGGCCCTAAGATGCTGGTAGACCTTTTTGCCACGAAGAAGTCAATCTCTTTCTGTGGCTGTGCTCTGCAATTCTTGGTTTTCTGTACCTTTGTAGATTCTGAGTGTCTCCTGCTggcagtgatggcctatgaccggtaCAAGGCCATCAGCAGCCCCTTGCTCTATGCGGTCAGCATGTCCAGCAAGGTCTGCTCCCTGCTCATGGCTGGGGTTTACCTGGTGGGAATGGTAGATGCTCTGATACACACGACATTAGCATTCCGCTTATGTTTCTGTGGGTCAAATGAGATTAACCACTTCTTCTGCGACTTACCTCCTTTCCTGTTCCTATCTTGCTCAGACACACAGGTCAATGAGTTAGTGATGTTCATGATTTTTGGCTTTATTGAGTTGAGCACCATTTCAGGAGTTCTTATCTCTTATTGTTATATCATACTTTCAGTCTTGAAAATCCACTCTGCTGAAGGGAGGTTCAAAGCTTTCTCCACCTGTACCTCCCACCTAACTGCTGTGGCCATTttccagggaactctgctcttcATGTATTTCAGGCCGAGTTCATCCTACTCTCTAGATGAAGACAAAATGACCTCATTGTTTTACACCCTTGTGATTCCCATGTTAAACCCTCTGATTTATAGTTTGCGAAACAAAGATGTAAAAGAGGccctagaaaaatttaaaaataaactatatttttaa
- the LOC133261440 gene encoding olfactory receptor 5W2-like isoform X2, producing MSGENCSSFTEFIFLGITENTENKVILFTMFFLFYLINLLANLGMITLIRMDPQLHTPMYFFLSHLSFCDLCYSTAIGPKMLMDLFAKNKSISFCGCALQFLVFCIFADSECLLLAVMAYDRYKAISSPLLYAVSMSSRVCSLLVAGVYLVGMADALIHTTLAFRLCFCGSNVINHFFCDLPPLFLLSCSDIQVNELVLFIVFGFIELSTISGVLISYCYIILSVLKIHSAEGRFKAFSTCTSHLIAVAIFQGTLLFMYFRPSSSYSLDEDKMTSLFYTLVIPMLNPLIYSLRNKDVKEALEKFKNKLYF from the coding sequence ATGAGTGGAGAGAATTGCTCCTCCTTTACTGAGTTCATTTTCTTAGGAATTACTGAGAACACTGAGAACAAAGTGATCCTATTtacaatgtttttccttttttatctcaTCAATCTTTTGGCAAATCTCGGAATGATCACCCTGATTAGGATGGATCCCCAGCtgcacacacccatgtactttttcctcagcCACCTCTCCTTCTGTGACCTCTGCTATTCCACAGCCATCGGCCCTAAGATGCTGATGGACCTATTTGCCAAGAACAAGTCAATCTCTTTCTGTGGCTGTGCTCTGCAATTCTTGGTCTTCTGTATCTTTGCAGATTCTGAGTGTCTCCTGCTggcagtgatggcctatgaccggtaCAAGGCCATCAGCAGCCCCTTGCTCTATGCGGTCAGCATGTCCAGCAGGGTCTGCTCCCTGCTCGTGGCTGGGGTTTACCTGGTGGGAATGGCAGATGCTCTGATACACACGACATTAGCATTCCGCTTATGTTTCTGTGGGTCAAATGTGATTAACCATTTCTTCTGCGACTTACCtccacttttcctcctttcctgctcTGATATACAGGTCAATGAGTTGGTGTTGTTCATTGTTTTCGGTTTCATTGAGCTGAGTACAATTTCAGGAGTTCTTATCTCTTATTGTTATATCATACTTTCAGTCTTGAAAATCCACTCTGCTGAGGGGAGATTCAAAGCTTTCTCCACCTGCACTTCCCACCTAATTGCAGTGGCAATTttccagggaactctgctcttcATGTATTTCAGGCCGAGTTCATCCTACTCTCTAGATGAAGACAAAATGACCTCATTGTTTTACACCCTTGTGATTCCCATGTTAAACCCTCTGATTTATAGTTTGAGGAACAAAGATGTAAAAGAGGccctagaaaaatttaaaaataaactatatttttaa